The Brassica napus cultivar Da-Ae chromosome C7, Da-Ae, whole genome shotgun sequence genome has a segment encoding these proteins:
- the LOC106395969 gene encoding UPF0496 protein At5g66660-like: MVFCGLPFPLMNCIKPSSHKNGPNTSLVKTVRTDMGSKYSSDLRSYTFACQQDSNLKSFDSSLHQRTNIVMRSLAESQSISQGSLMEVYGYLLDLNRDVVSLIIESREDVINNKYLSSLVDVYFKNTSKTLDFCNTVQNCVKKAEISKLIIRYAVKLFEAESVGIGENNNNNNNKNKYAKTLAELNKFKAMGDPFEGEFETQYESVYEQQVLLLEELRNLKAKLDKKQRNLEIWRKLSNVVFATAFVSILVLSVVAAAVVAPQVLIQVASGLTTPIEVVGKWCNEMWNKYEKAVKIQIELVSKVEAGAKVNNVATENIRFEVEQLRIKILFILNTIEIGVEEEEEVSTRLAMQEIMKKVDGLTDKIEEVGESAAKCSKLIGYGRFLVLQHILGLPTNSVS; this comes from the coding sequence ATGGTGTTCTGTGGACTCCCTTTTCCTCTCATGAACTGCATCAAACCAAGTTCTCACAAGAACGGACCCAATACTTCCCTCGTCAAAACGGTCCGAACAGATATGGGTTCCAAATACTCATCAGACCTGAGGTCTTACACGTTCGCTTGTCAACAAGACTCTAACCTCAAGTCCTTTGACTCTTCACTTCATCAGCGAACCAACATTGTCATGAGGTCGCTCGCTGAGTCTCAATCTATATCCCAAGGCTCACTCATGGAAGTCTACGGGTATCTACTTGACCTAAACCGAGATGTAGTGAGCTTAATCATCGAAAGCAGAGAAGATGTCATTAACAACAAATATCTGAGTTCCTTGGTTGATGTCTACTTCAAAAATACCTCCAAGACCTTAGATTTCTGCAACACCGTCCAGAACTGCGTCAAGAAAGCAGAAATTAGCAAGCTTATCATCCGATACGCGGTGAAGCTGTTCGAAGCGGAATCGGTGGGCATtggagaaaataataataataataataataagaacaaGTATGCAAAAACCTTGGCGGAGCTGAATAAGTTCAAAGCCATGGGAGACCCTTTTGAAGGAGAGTTTGAGACTCAGTACGAGTCGGTATACGAGCAGCAGGTCCTGCTTCTGGAGGAATTGCGTAATCTCAAAGCAAAGCTCGATAAGAAACAGAGAAATCTAGAGATATGGAGGAAACTGTCGAATGTGGTTTTCGCGACAGCGTTTGTCTCCATTCTTGTCTTATCGGTCGTTGCAGCGGCAGTGGTCGCACCGCAAGTGTTGATCCAAGTTGCTTCTGGATTAACCACACCGATTGAGGTTGTCGGTAAATGGTGTAACGAGATGTGGAACAAGTACGAAAAGGCTGTCAAGATACAGATAGAATTGGTTTCAAAGGTGGAAGCCGGAGCGAAAGTTAATAATGTAGCGACTGAGAATATAAGATTCGAAGTTGAACAACTGAGAATTAAGATCTTGTTTATTCTGAATACCATTGAGATTggtgtggaagaagaagaagaggtgtcGACAAGACTTGCTATGCAAGAAATCATGAAGAAAGTAGATGGGCTTACGGACAAAATCGAGGAAGTTGGTGAAAGTGCGGCTAAGTGTAGCAAACTCATTGGTTACGGGAGATTTTTGGTTCTGCAGCACATACTTGGCTTACCCACCAACTCGGTCTCCTAG
- the LOC106390377 gene encoding calcium uniporter protein 3, mitochondrial: MASSKKTLVRNLFNISKTYSRISGLTRMRPPTKPGIAPDAGDSGIRRRFLHKRAFFSPEIVPRGGNLMDKLKEMSLSNNRLRLDEMLPPPTTPEKTSPGSFPSVTVEDVKKLMRAAEMEMVKSRLRDIGKNWVPYSEFVRVCGENNSDPEHGNRVANMLDKAGNVIVLGNFACLKPEELTRAVAGLIPTNEPTRNAATRQEFEQLEIIKSDIDKKADDLVRRELQAGLGLVIAQTIGFFRLTFWELSWDVMEPICFFATSTYFMAGYAFFLRTAKEPSFEGFYKSRFETKQKRLIKMLDFDIDRFNKLQKIHRPDLTNSAGRC; the protein is encoded by the exons ATGGCCTCGTCGAAGAAAACACTAGTTAGAAATCTCTTCAACATTTCCAAAACTTATTCCCGGATATCGGGTCTTACCCGAATGCGTCCTCCGACCAAACCCGGCATTGCTCCAGACGCCGGAGATTCTGGAATCCGCCGGAGGTTTCTCCACAAGAGGGCATTTTTCTCGCCGGAGATAGTTCCAAGAGGAGGCAATCTGATGGATAAACTCAAGGAGATGAGTTTGTCGAACAATCGGCTTCGCCTCGACGAGATGTTACCGCCTCCGACGACGCCGGAGAAGACTTCTCCGGGAAGTTTCCCCTCGGTTACGGTGGAAGACGTGAAGAAGCTTATGAGAGCTGCGGAGATGGAGATGGTGAAATCGAGGCTGAGAGACATCGGAAAAAACTGGGTTCCCTATTCGGAGTTTGTTCGGGTATGCGGAGAAAACAACTCGGATCCTGAACATGGTAACCGGGTCGCGAATATGCTTGACAAAGCCGGAAACGTCATCGTTTTGGGAAATTTCGCTTGCCTTAAACCGGAAGAG CTAACAAGAGCCGTGGCTGGTCTAATTCCGACAAACGAACCCACTCGCAACGCCGCGACAAGACAGGAGTTCGAGCAACTCGAGATAATAAAATCGGATATCGACAAAAAAGCCGATGATCTGGTACGGCGAGAATTACAGGCCGGATTAGGCCTTGTCATAGCCCAAACGATTGGATTTTTTAGATTAACGTTTTGGGAGCTGTCGTGGGACGTGATGGAGCCCATATGTTTCTTCGCAACTTCCACGTATTTCATGGCCGGTTACGCCTTCTTCCTCCGTACCGCCAAGGAGCCTTCCTTCGAAGGCTTCTACAAAAGCCGTTTCGAGACCAAGCAGAAACGTTTGATTAAAATGCTTGACTTCGATATCGACCGGTTTAACAAGCTACAGAAGATCCACCGTCCAGATTTGACTAATTCAGCTGGTCGTTGTTGA
- the LOC106390374 gene encoding pentatricopeptide repeat-containing protein At5g66631, whose protein sequence is MFSLTFSNSVKPLHSAIAHQIRSFSRDPFPNKLQHYLYRANLIDSIRLSLRSTEANLTPLLNHRLLDSFVVKNALRSSPSLASAWSIFKPLRKIKPQISYEAETLHAFATVLAKFHRSSQLKSLIGLVHAGKFGHVQFSFMNLMNLYATAGDFDSVLKTWDEYISSGEEKGCCTESYNIVMQVYVSLGKDADAVQTFDQMINNGGIPNSRTFTIMIEHLVKSGNLDAAMEVFETLPSMRITRTLKHYSVLVEAFVDAQRFDRVKTLLAEMKADGKFPSRRMLEPLKRMREAGFEQETGEFLREMLPDERIKDVSMYSMCNPSDSEEEDESDHDDAQVKLKPWLDPKALANSLKKWSSDTATALEQANFVWTNLLVCKMLRNFRSSETAWSFFCWVAVQPGFTHDDYTIERMMAMLARDGQVELVDKLISKVRMEGIKLPFSTIRLIIDLYGVSKKPEAAIKVFRHDRTTLCGSVSGFNLMLLYSSLLRTLTKCKRNAEALETLEEIVSTGVSLDIQTFSGLMYHFALQGEIQTVQRLFSMVRQIGLEPDPYMLKLLVQAYCRCERSVLAFRVFQDMKDLNLIPDRETKELLVRSLWREEKRKEAAAVEESSYCDEEGDSSSVLRLTLKGHVWNFSSRDIARVYNLYRDCILKTPS, encoded by the coding sequence ATGTTTTCTCTGACCTTCTCCAACTCTGTTAAGCCACTCCACTCCGCAATCGCCCATCAAATTCGATCCTTCTCCCGTGATCCATTCCCAAACAAACTCCAGCACTACCTTTACAGAGCTAACCTCATCGATTCCATCCGTCTCTCCCTCCGCTCCACAGAGGCGAATCTTACTCCTCTTTTGAACCACCGTCTTCTCGATTCCTTCGTCGTCAAGAACGCTTTACGCTCCTCTCCTTCCCTCGCTTCCGCTTGGTCTATCTTCAAACCCCTCAGGAAGATTAAACCCCAAATTTCAtatgaagctgagacacttcacGCCTTCGCCACCGTTCTCGCAAAGTTCCACCGCTCTTCACAGCTCAAATCTCTTATCGGACTGGTCCACGCTGGCAAATTCGGCCATGTTCAGTTCAGCTTTATGAACCTCATGAACTTGTACGCAACCGCAGGTGATTTCGACTCCGTTCTCAAGACCTGGGACGAGTATATATCCTCAGGAGAGGAGAAAGGATGCTGCACCGAGTCCTATAACATTGTGATGCAAGTTTACGTGAGCTTAGGTAAAGACGCTGACGCTGTACAGACGTTTGATCAGATGATTAACAACGGAGGCATCCCGAATTCGAGAACGTTCACGATTATGATTGAGCATCTGGTGAAATCAGGGAATCTTGATGCTGCCATGGAGGTTTTCGAGACCTTGCCTTCGATGAGGATCACAAGGACTCTGAAGCATTACTCTGTTCTGGTCGAAGCCTTTGTCGATGCTCAGCGGTTTGATCGAGTCAAGACTCTGCTCGCTGAGATGAAAGCCGATGGGAAGTTCCCGAGCAGACGAATGCTTGAGCCTCTGAAGCGCATGAGAGAGGCTGGGTTCGAGCAAGAAACTGGAGAGTTCTTGAGGGAGATGTTGCCTGATGAGAGGATCAAGGACGTTTCTATGTATTCCATGTGCAATCCCAGCGAtagcgaagaagaagatgaatccGACCATGATGATGCTCAGGTGAAGTTGAAGCCGTGGCTGGATCCAAAAGCTTTAGCTAATTCGTTAAAGAAATGGAGTTCTGATACTGCTACTGCTTTGGAACAAGCTAACTTCGTCTGGACGAATCTTTTGGTATGCAAGATGCTGAGAAACTTTAGATCCTCTGAAACGGCATGGAGTTTCTTCTGCTGGGTGGCGGTTCAGCCCGGGTTCACCCACGACGACTACACGATCGAGAGGATGATGGCTATGTTGGCACGCGACGGGCAGGTTGAACTGGTCGATAAGCTCATCTCCAAAGTGAGAATGGAAGGGATCAAACTACCGTTCAGCACCATCAGGCTGATCATCGATCTCTACGGAGTTTCGAAGAAACCAGAAGCAGCCATCAAGGTCTTCCGCCACGACAGAACAACACTCTGCGGTTCAGTTTCGGGTTTCAACCTCATGCTGTTGTACTCATCGCTCTTGAGAACGTTGACCAAGTGCAAGAGAAACGCAGAAGCTCTGGAGACTCTGGAAGAGATCGTTTCGACCGGGGTGTCTCTGGATATCCAGACGTTTTCGGGTTTAATGTATCACTTCGCACTGCAGGGAGAGATTCAGACGGTGCAGAGGCTTTTCTCAATGGTGAGGCAGATCGGTCTGGAGCCGGATCCTTACATGTTAAAGCTTCTGGTCCAAGCTTATTGCAGATGCGAAAGATCAGTGCTTGCTTTCAGAGTGTTCCAAGACATGAAGGACTTGAATCTAATCCCTGACAGAGAGACGAAAGAGCTGCTTGTGAGGAGTCTGTGGAGAGAAGAGAAGCGCAAAGAAGCGGCTGCGGTTGAAGAAAGCAGCTATTGCGACGAGGAAGGGGATAGTAGTAGCGTTTTGCGTTTGACGTTGAAGGGTCATGTGTGGAATTTTAGTTCAAGAGACATCGCTAGAGTCTACAATCTCTACCGCGATTGTATTTTGAAAACTCCAAGTTAA
- the LOC106395094 gene encoding UPF0496 protein At5g66660 — translation MVFCGLFSPLMNCIKPNSINKNTSLVRTDMSSKYSSDLKYYTSACQQDSDLKTFDSSLHKRTNSVMKLLADQAKSQSISQGSLIVMEVYEFMLDLNRDVVKEIIESREDVRNNKDLTSLVDVYFKNTSKTLDFCNTVQNCVKIAENSRLIIRYAVKQFEAESEDAKRNKYAKTLEELNKFKAVGDPFDGELLTQYESVCEEQDLLLEELGKLRAKLDKKQRNLKTWRRLSNVVFITAFVSVLLLSVAAAALSAPIVLTAVAAGLTPSIEVVGKWSNEMWKKYEKAVRGQRELVSTVETGAKVNRIATDSIRLEVENLRIKLKFILETVDFAVEREGGGEEDEEATRLAMQEIKKKVEGLTEKIKEVGQHTDRFSKVISSERRLVLQHILSLPANSLS, via the coding sequence ATGGTGTTCTGTGGGCTCTTCTCTCCTCTTATGAATTGCATCAAACCAAATTCTATCAACAAGAACACTTCCCTGGTCCGAACAGATATGAGTTCCAAATACTCATCAGACCTCAAGTACTACACATCCGCTTGCCAACAAGACTCCGACCTCAAAACCTTTGATTCCTCCCTTCACAAGCGAACAAATAGTGTCATGAAGTTGCTCGCTGATCAGGCCAAGTCCCAGTCTATATCCCAAGGCTCACTCATAGTCATGGAGGTCTACGAGTTTATGCTCGACCTCAACCGAGACGTAGTAAAGGAGATCATCGAAAGCAGAGAAGACGTCAGGAACAACAAAGACCTGACTTCTTTGGTCGATGTCTACTTCAAAAACACCTCCAAGACCTTAGACTTCTGCAACACCGTCCAGAACTGCGTCAAGATAGCAGAGAACAGCCGCCTTATCATCCGATACGCGGTGAAGCAGTTCGAGGCAGAATCCGAGGACGCGAAGAGGAACAAGTACGCGAAAACCTTGGAGGAGCTGAATAAGTTTAAAGCCGTGGGAGATCCTTTCGACGGAGAGTTGTTGACTCAGTACGAGTCGGTGTGCGAGGAGCAGGATCTGCTTCTTGAGGAATTGGGTAAGCTGAGAGCAAAGCTCGACAAGAAACAGAGGAATCTAAAGACGTGGAGGAGACTTTCAAACGTGGTTTTCATAACTGCGTTCGTCTCCGTTCTTCTCTTATCGGTGGCTGCGGCGGCATTGAGCGCGCCGATAGTGTTGACTGCGGTCGCCGCTGGGTTGACCCCGTCGATCGAGGTTGTCGGAAAATGGAGTAACGAGATGTGGAAGAAGTACGAAAAGGCTGTCAGGGGACAGAGGGAGTTGGTCTCGACGGTGGAGACCGGAGCGAAAGTTAACAGAATAGCGACGGATAGCATAAGACTGGAAGTTGAAAATCTGAGAATAAAGTTGAAATTTATTCTGGAGACTGTTGATTTTGCGGTGgagagagaaggaggaggagaagaagatgaggaggCGACGAGACTTGCGATGCAAGAAATCAAGAAGAAAGTAGAAGGGCTTACGGAGAAAATCAAGGAAGTTGGTCAGCATACGGATAGGTTCAGCAAAGTCATTTCTTCGGAGAGACGTCTCGTCCTGCAGCACATCCTCAGCTTACCCGCCAACTCCCTCTCATAG